GCGACGACTTCTGCTGGGCCGCCCGGGTGGCGGGCGCGTCGCGGCCCCGCCGCGCCGGGTGCCGCGAGTCGCGGCGGGAGCTGAACCACCGTGCGCGATAGGGGCGTTGGGCACCTGCTGCGCCTAGAGTGGTGCGCGCGACGCGATCCGGGAGGCCGTGGTGGGGGAAGACCGTTCCGTGCTGGGCAGGCAGGCGCCGCCGCCCCCGTTGACGCTGCGCTACGGGGAGGGCCCCGACCATGTCGCCGACGCGTGGCCCGGCGGCCCCGGGGCCGCCGAACGCCCGCTGGTGGTGCTGGTGCACGGCGGGTTCTGGCGGCCCGCGTACGACCGGACGCACACCCGCCCGATGGCGGCGGCGCTGCGCGACGCCGGCTGGACCACCCTGTCGGTCGAGTACCGGAGGCAGCCGGGCGCCCCGGAGGCGACCACGGCCGACCTGCTGACCGCGCTGGCCCGGCTGCCGGGCGAACTCGCGGCGGCGGGCGCGCCGTTCGACGGCTCGCTGCTCCTCGCCGGGCACTCGGCCGGCGGCCACCTGGCCCTGTGGGCAGCCGCGGCGCACCCGCCGCCGCGCCTGGCGGGAACGCTGGCCCTCGCGCCGGTGGCCGATCTGCGGCTGGCCCACCGGCTCGGGCTCGACGACGGCGCGGTCGGGGACTTCCTGGGCGGCCCCCCGGACGGCGCCGCCGCCCTCGACCCGGTGCGGCTGCCCGCTCCGGCGGCGCCCGTGGTGCTGCTGCACGGCACCGAGGACATCCGGGTGCCCCCGCGGGTCGGTGACTCCTACGCCGCCGCCCACCCGGCCACGCGGCTGGTGCGGGTGCCGGGGGCCGGGCACTTCGAGCTCATCGACCCGCTCAGCGCCGCGTGGCCCCTGGTGACCGCCGCCCTGGCCGGTCCCGGCGGGCTCGTGCCGCCCGCCGGGCGCGGGGGCTGACCGCCGGGCGCGCGGCCGGGGCGGCGGCCCGTTCCGTCAGGGCACGGCGGCCAGCGGCCCCGGCGCCACCGCATCCCACAGCTCGGGGAAGAACCGGCGGCCCACGCCCATGCGCAGGTACGGGGCGCCGGAGCTGCCTCCGGTGCCGGACCTGGCGCCGATCTGGCGTTCGACCAGGAGGATGTGCGCGGTTCGCCACTCGGCCCACATGGTGTCGTAGTCGAGCAGCGCGGTGGCGAGTTCGGCCAGCTCGCCGAGCACGTCACCGAG
Above is a genomic segment from Streptomyces marincola containing:
- a CDS encoding alpha/beta hydrolase, encoding MGEDRSVLGRQAPPPPLTLRYGEGPDHVADAWPGGPGAAERPLVVLVHGGFWRPAYDRTHTRPMAAALRDAGWTTLSVEYRRQPGAPEATTADLLTALARLPGELAAAGAPFDGSLLLAGHSAGGHLALWAAAAHPPPRLAGTLALAPVADLRLAHRLGLDDGAVGDFLGGPPDGAAALDPVRLPAPAAPVVLLHGTEDIRVPPRVGDSYAAAHPATRLVRVPGAGHFELIDPLSAAWPLVTAALAGPGGLVPPAGRGG